ATGGTTTTAGGAAGTAACACTATTCAGGACCCAGCGCAGGCTGTCGCAGGAATAAAAGACACTATTGCCAGAATTCGCCGGGCTTCACCGGCAACAGAGATCATAGTTATCGGACCGGTACCTCAGTGGAACGAGAATCTTGTAGCAATTATGTTGAAGTACTGGGACCAGTTTGGAACATACCCTCCAAAATACATGGAGTATGGACTCAATAAAGGTATGTTTGCTTGGGATGAACTGCTCAGTAAAGAACTAAAAGCGGATGGGGTCGAGTATATCTCAGCGATGAAAGAGCTTTGCAATGACCAAGGCTGCGTTACTCGAGTGGGAGAAGATGCTCATTCTTTAGCTGCAGCTGACTGGGGCCATCTAACCCCAGCCGCCTCACGATACTTCATCGAGCGTATAAAGGATAAGTTACTGCCTCAATAGCGGGCGCGATAGTAATAGTTGACAGGGAAGTCAGCCATTTTCTTATTAATTTCTATCTTCCATAAGGTGTAACCCACGGCATTCAGATGGATGCCATCGCTGATCGAGAATTCCTTCTTAAGACCTTCCTTCCCGATCATTCCCTCTGGCATGGGAATCACCTGGCAGTTTATATATTTTGCGCAAGCAGTATGGATTTTTGCATTAGCGGATGCGAAGTCAGATGAAACGGTAAGGTTCATAGTCCTGTTAGGGATGAACGTCTCCATAACAAATAGTTTCTTTGCTTTAGGGGCCGCATAATCAATAACCTCCATTAACTCATCACCAAGATCCCATCCAGATTCTCCCTGCAAGAAGTTATTGGCTCCCACTGAAACGAGAATTCCATCATATCTTTCGATAGGCGTCTCCCGTATTCTTTTGAAAACGCCATGGACAGTATCGCCACCGATCCCTAGGTTAACGTAACTCATATGCATTCCGTTAGGGTTTAAGCCCTGAATGATGGAGTCACCAAAAAATAAATAATTCTTTGGTGTTGCCTGCGATAGTCTCATGTTATTGATTTTATTTGTAATACCGAAAAAGCTAAGCTGTCCCTCATCAATTCTGTATGCAGATTCTGCGTGACTGAAAAATGGCATAAGCGCCAGTAATAATGCTGTTTTTTTCACGGTAACCCCTTTTTTTAAGGGCGATTTTAGCATCCGAAGCGTAGCAATACGACAGTTGATCTAAATGCATTCCTTAATTATGCTGTACGCATATACAGTATTAATTGAGGTGTATATGCCACGCCAATCAGACATACGTTCAGCATTTACAGAAGCAATACAGCAGAACACAAAGGGTTATCTCTTCCTTAGAACAGATTGCTTCATTGCTAAGTTAAGAGAGAAGAACTGGCACTTCAGCCGCGGCGATGCAAACGCATGGATTGAACGTTATCAGCCTGATTTCGCCGACAAAACTACCGACTGCAGCGATAACCGTTACTGGATACTGCGCAACATGGGGAGGGTGTTCTGATGGGATTTCCTTCACCGGCTATGGATCACCAGGAACAGCGGCTAACCATCGATCTGCTATGCGGAATCGACGGGAACTGCAGGGTAATAGAAACGACGTCTGGTTGGGCTCTGATTAACGTTGCTCTGAGGCCTGAGCAGGGAGATACGCTACTGGTAAGAATGGATAACAGGAACGAGTT
This region of Enterobacter asburiae genomic DNA includes:
- a CDS encoding SGNH/GDSL hydrolase family protein translates to MKKTALLLALMPFFSHAESAYRIDEGQLSFFGITNKINNMRLSQATPKNYLFFGDSIIQGLNPNGMHMSYVNLGIGGDTVHGVFKRIRETPIERYDGILVSVGANNFLQGESGWDLGDELMEVIDYAAPKAKKLFVMETFIPNRTMNLTVSSDFASANAKIHTACAKYINCQVIPMPEGMIGKEGLKKEFSISDGIHLNAVGYTLWKIEINKKMADFPVNYYYRARY